The nucleotide window TCCTGGCAACGCCCCAGTGGCTGCTCCCATCCCACTGGGAACGCCCATCAGAGGCCGCCTCTGGCGTGCGTGCGCGTCGCCAAGGCCGCAGAGCGCCGCAGACGCGGCGTGGTGTGCATGGCGAGGTCAGTTCCGTTCAGGTGGCCTGCCCGCCCGCCTTGCCTTGCAAGAGACAAGTGGCTTGCCAAGTACGCGACGGCCGGGCGATTCCCCGGCCTGCCTGCGTCTGACAACAAGACACCCCCTCCGTCCGTCACAAGATCTCCGGACAAAATCTAGGATCTGCCACCACCGCCCAGCCCCAGCCAGCGAGCGTGCGCGAGAGCCCTGCCCCTGGCCCTCCTCTGCCTTGCAAAAAGCGCATTGGCCGGCCGGCCGACTGGCCCTGCACTGTTGGCTGGCTCTGGGGTCTGGGCGTTGCCATGGCATGCACCCGCATCAGAGGAGCCCAGAGCCTTTTACCGCCGCTTCTCCAGCAGCTCctgccaccaccaccaggtcAGGTCACGTCTTCTCCACGGCCCGCCGATGGGATCGCACCTGGCAGCAGCCGGCCACTCGTAATCCAAAAACGAAAAATTACTACACGCAGCAGTATTCTCAACAGTTCATATTGATGATTTGTTGCTCCATGTTTTAAGCACCACAGGTTCTTTACATTCCAGACAAGCTCACTCTCACAACATCCGGGCCAATATCTGCAAGCAGCTAAACATAACACAATTTGACACAATTTTTACAAGCACACGAACACGGAAGAAGATGCTTCAGAGCTGAAGCATGCTATAATAAAgacagcagcagcaggagcagcagGAGGAGGAAGCAAGCAGGCAGACAGACTTCACTTCTCTTGACGGCTTATTGATGATGAGGAAGGCTTGGTTCATTCATGGAGACTCCGGCCAGTCGATCCCGGCGAAGGCGCCCTCGCCGAACCCGCCGCCGTAGAACCTGACCTCGAGCCCCTCGAGGGCGTGGCCGTCGGCCCACAGGGCCTCCTCGTCCTCGTCGCTCCCGGCGGCGACGAAGTAGTCCTCGTCGTCCATGAACTCCTCCCACGAGTAGATGGAGTCGTCGTCCGAGTCGTCGGAGCACTCCTCCAGGAAGCTGTTCTCGTAGCAGTCGTCCACGCGCGGGCCCAGGACCTTGAGCCCCGGGTACTTGTCCTGCAGCAGCTTGTCGTCCACGCCCCAGCAGCCGCGCAGGTCCAGGAAGCTGAGGTCGCGGCACCGGGACGCGATCTCCACCACCGCGTTGGTCGCGATCAGCATGTACCCGATCTCCAGGTGCCGGAGCTTCGGCATGCTGCACGCGATGGCGCGGGCCTCGTCGTGCTGGCACACCTTGCCGGCGACGTCTATGGGGTGCATCACCCGCCGGAGCCCCACCAGGGACTTGCAGTTCTTGCCGAACGCCTCCAGGGCGCGGGCGCCGATCTTGGTGCAGCTGCTGACGTCCAGGAACGTGACGTTGGACAGCCTTTGCGCGACGTCTTCCACGATGCAGTCGCTGATCTCGCTCCGAGGAAGCTCCAGGGTCTTGAGAGATCGCGCGCTTAGAAAATCAAACACGGTAGGGTCAGTACAGTTGAACCAAATATTATGGATAGGATCACAGGTAAACAGAAGTATAATACACTAGA belongs to Triticum urartu cultivar G1812 chromosome 7, Tu2.1, whole genome shotgun sequence and includes:
- the LOC125520002 gene encoding F-box protein FBW2-like, whose amino-acid sequence is MEEHREERCWEDLLPDALGLIFRNLSLQEMLTVVPRVCKSWSRVVSGPYCWQEIDIQEWSQQQNKPDQLTRMVHTLVTRSGDSFRRISVSGLPNDSLFTFIANHARSLKTLELPRSEISDCIVEDVAQRLSNVTFLDVSSCTKIGARALEAFGKNCKSLVGLRRVMHPIDVAGKVCQHDEARAIACSMPKLRHLEIGYMLIATNAVVEIASRCRDLSFLDLRGCWGVDDKLLQDKYPGLKVLGPRVDDCYENSFLEECSDDSDDDSIYSWEEFMDDEDYFVAAGSDEDEEALWADGHALEGLEVRFYGGGFGEGAFAGIDWPESP